DNA sequence from the Dreissena polymorpha isolate Duluth1 chromosome 3, UMN_Dpol_1.0, whole genome shotgun sequence genome:
ttttttaaaCTTCTAAGCAAATTGCTTTGTCTTTGTATGTCACTGTctacaaccatatatatatataaagtatgacACTGTGACATTAATTGTTTTGCATGTGTACTGTCTATAAttatacgagtcgtgttctgagaaaactgggcacaatgcatgtgcgtaaagtgtcatcccagattagcctgtgcagactgctaagGGTTAAGGAAAAAACAGAttttacaacaagagcaccgcataacgggtgccaacgctcggctgcgggtgcagttttgaataaatgaaagcatgtcagaatatttttagaggtcacagtgatcttgacctttaacccagtgacccaaaaatgggtgtggcgtgtagaactcatcggggtgcatctacatatgaagtttcaaagctgtaggtggaagcactttaatacctcgggttttctcctaaaacagccgaTCTTAAATACACTTTACGAAGGTGTCACATGAGACGCCAAAGCCAGGACAAGTAAGAAACTTCccatattttctttgttttgtctTGATAAATCACAAACATCAAGATGGTAACGCCACTTGTTTATAATTGGACACTTTCAAACATCGTAACCCTGGCTTAGAATATATTAAACTTCACAGCAATTAGTGTAGTAACGCAAATAACTTTGAAACGAAAAGAGACGCCATGGGATCAATACGCTGCCATGGGATCAAACCACTGAATATATGTGCGCTAACACTCGATTTGATCATAATATCAACAGgaattaataatgttattttaattttaatacaacaatGTCACCAAATTTAAGCACTGAAGTTAATAATCAGGTAACACAGTTTAAATTGCCGAATATCGATTAACCCGACTGAGACAAAGATGGAACATAACAAGTAGGacatattgaaattattttatgttGCTAAATATTCATGATATGACCAACATTGTCAATGTGTGATCACGAGCGGGCTTCGGTGTTGTGCATATGCTACGAGTATAATTATGCCACATCTTACCAGATTGGGTCGTTTTCTAGCTATTTAAAATCAGCcttgtaaatataattaatatatatcatGTAAATTTGTTTGGAGACGGATACAAGATTACACAGCGGCAACTGAAGACAagttaacatttctattaataTGTCTCGAATTATTTAACAACCAACaacattaattgtttgttttattcaatttgTACTTACATCTTCCACTTGGACTGTGATATTTTTTTTCGTCCTTATTTAACAGCTAGCGATcgtcatgtatgtatgtatgtgtgtgtgtgtgtgtgtgtgtgtgtgtgtgtgcgtgcgcgcgtgtgtgtgtacgTACGTACCTACATACGTATGTAAGTACACGAACGCACGCACGTATGTTTGCTTTTATAATCTGTCTGAAGAAAGGATGTAAAAGATAAAGTACTGAGTTGGTTATAATACTGTAGCTGAATGCCttggtttattaaacaattcCTGTTGGTATAATGCACTCTTAGCACACAGTGATGTTAACAATATTGCATACACCGATATAAACCCTTTCACAAAGTTAGTGTCCTTTGAAATTACGTCCCTGTATTAAACGACTGTTTAATAGACTTTCATGTCAAGTTATTAAATATAGATTGCATAAACACAATGAATGTAACacagcattttaaacaaaaagtgaatatacatgtattttacttgGACCTGAAAAAGTGCTATGGACAAAGGCGGCGAAGCGGGTGATCCTTGTAGAGCTAACTGTGCCATGGAGGAGAGGATCGAGGAGGCATATGAGCTGAAGAAAGCCAAATACCAGGATCTGGCAGATGTATGCAGAGATAGAGGCTGGAGGACATGGATTTTTACGGTGGAAGTCGGATGCAGAGGATTTCCATCACAGTCCGTGTGGACGATGTTTTGAGCGCTGGGCGCCGAAGGAAGACTATAATCCACACCCTTGGCAAAATTCCTAGTATTTTCATTTTACAGCCTTTCTCCTGAACACAGTGTATGAAATTAATAAAGTGCAAAAGTATAAACAAAATGAGTTTGTTTGTATTGCTCATATACTACTcattttaagcagtattcaatttaAAGTATACACAAGTAAAATAGTTTCATGCTGCATTGACttagaatattttgcatgttaccTTCACAAAAaatagcagacaccatgctcaatgtttaaaaggcACTAGGTGActccctgacctagtttttgccctggcatggcccatgtttgaacttgggctacacatcatctagatacaacttcttaccaagtgtgaagaagagcggatgaaaactactagaattagagagtggacaccatgctgaatgttaaacaaaagatgtgtttgtcaaaaacgcaatgccccctatatccccgctttgaagccattaatttgacctttaaggatgaccttgacctttcaccactcaaaatgtgaagctccatgagatacaaatgcatgtcaaatatcaagttgctatcttcaatattcaaaaagttatgaccaaactttaatgaaggttaaagttttaggaaagaaaaatacaatgatctttgaccttgaagaatgaccttgacttttcaccactaaaaatgtgcagctccgtgagatacacatgcatgccaaatatgaagttgctttcttcaatattgcaaaagttatcaaactttaggATAGCTAAAAATACAACACAGTTGACAGTCTCCATAACATATAGACATGTCATATAGCACCAAATGTTGATGAGTTAATTAAACGCTCACTGAAATACAACACAGGGTCCTCAACCATCGGCGTCAGATGCTTGAGAGTTACACATAGTGCACATGTGTTAACCCTTTCCTCCAACCCAAACTCTATGTCAATGAGCTTGTGGAAACCCACAGCTGGGATTTCTGATGATCCCGTCGTCCACATGAGGACATCATGTGGCTTCAGGGTAATCCCGTTGACAGTGGCCCAATCACCCTTCGTCGCCTGAATAAATCTTACAAACAGCTGGCCAGTTTCCTGGTCAGCCTCCCGGTTGATATCCTGACGGTACTTGAAGTTAAGCAGACCTCTTTCATCAGCAGCGGTGACTGGAGGCTTCCCACCGCTAAGAGACAGCACAGCTTCTCCTCCCTCACCAATGTCAGCACATTGTGAGTTCGTAGACCTGGAATGATAATATCAAATTGATTTAATGCTACTTACAGTCATTTTATAGAGCTGTCAATCACACAGTTACATGTTTAATAACACATAGTGTCTAGACATGTCAATCACACAGTTACATGTTTAATAACACATAGTGTCTAGACATTTGCAGTTGATTCATAAAAAGCATGGACTTTAAACCGACCCAGTAATGAATATTATGCAATTTTTAGTTGCGTAatgtttaatcaaaatgtttgattaacaagatgtgtttgtgaaacacaatgtccccctatatgatgtttgaccttgtaggatgaccttgaccttgacctttcaccactcaaaatgtgcagctccatgagatacacatgcatgccgaatatcaagttgctatcttcaatattgcaaaagtattcataaaatgagcgattttggccacatatatttgacctctgaccttgaaggatgaccttgacctttcaccactcaaaatgtgcagcttcatgagatacacatgcatgccaaatatgaagttgctatcttcaatatagcaaaagttattgcaaaatgttaaagttggcgcaaacagaccaacagacagaccaacagaccgggcaaaaacaatatgtcccccactactatagtggaggacataaAAATGTTTGATTAAAACATGAAAGCTTTTAGGTTTTTACCAGCACCAATttcattatttatgtttaattgaaattcacttgtacaaatgtgtgtttaatttgaattaaaatcaatcatcTATTGACTAGCCAGCTTACAAAAACATTACATTTAGAGGAGCTTTGTTACTCAATATAATACTTATATCCATTACCTTCAATGAACTGGTCCAGTTCATCTCTGCAATCCAGGACCATGTTGCTCACAAGGGCGGACTGCAGGAGGGGGATGTGGTCTTTTTTGAATGAGTTACACAGGAGCATGAAGCCTGCTGCCTCTCGCTGGTCGTAAATGCTGAAATACAGCTCTTGTAACTCTCTGTCTGATGAGGCATGTGTCATCTGAAATTATACGTCTTTATCTTATGATCTATTTTACAAAAATCTTGACTCAGATGGACTGCATTTAACTCATTTCAgcacaaacaaataaattttcaTCAAGAATTGACTACTTCAAATTGTTATCCTCTATTTATCAAATTATGTTCAGCTATATTTCTACTACTCATGCAAATAATATTTGCTATTTGGCTAGGGTGTGTGAGGTTAGTAAACTGTTTAACATTGCTCAGGGTTTTTcattacattttatacatttttgtcACTGGTTGTAGTTCAGGATTTAAATTTCCAGTCCGAAAGTATTTGTTTTTGTCGGTACAACTGCTTGCTGAGTTCCCGCAAAAACAGATACTCGAGGCCTGGAAATTCTTGTCTGAGTCTACAACTAATGATATTTTTTCttgcataattatttaacaagtaGTAAAATGAAATGATTTACAGCTGaaatggaatattttaaatagtttttattatgGACACATATTCTTAGAAGCGTGGTATTATGACATCATTAAGAGAAAGTGACAAAACACCAAGACATTAATGTCGAAAACAATGTTGTGatgtaattttaatgttttaattgctTACGAGTCATCCTCCATCCCCCTGTGCCAGACAGGTTTTCCCAGCATGAATGTAGGCAGTGGAATTCTCAGTCAGATATGCAAGCATCATAGGTCTTTAacacatattataatatttaccTTTACAAGTGTTGCTACCATCTCTGGATTGAGGTCATTTGGATTCACACCATTGGTTCTGATGTCGAGGATCTTCTTGACCACACAGTCAGCAAACACAGGCAGACCTGGACCATCTTAGAGAGTCACCAGCTGGCCAAGGTAGAAAAAGGTGTTTTTCTCAAGCTCCACATAGTTCTTCCTGAATGTGAGGCGCCCAGGAGAACCTGAAACACCAAAAACGAATAATAAATTTGAATACAAATAAGGGCATTTACTCATCATAGTTGTCTATAATTTCTGAAAATGTCCCCGTTCGTAGCACAAAATGCATCCAAGAAATAGAATTAATAACAGATGAGGGAGATAACAGATAACCTTTGATAGGGTCTGTTCATGTGTGGTTATGGAGAATGCATCGCCACTCACGCCCATAAGCACCGGTTTACAAGGTATTCTACATTAACAATaatgtgtacattatttaatCCAATATGAccagaaaaaaaactaaatcaacaGGCCAagcaatataatttcattaataatGTGACACATACTTTAATTTGTAAACTGAATTTGAGTTCAGTATTTCTTGCATtacacttttatggatttttatccccacgctttttgaaaaaaaggtggggatattgtggttatctccgccgtccgtccgtctgtctgtctgtccgtccgtcctggccactatctcctcctacactaaaagcactagaaccttgaaacttacacacatggtagctatgagcatatgtgcgaccctgcactatttggaattttgatctgacccctgggtcaaaagttatagcggttggggtggggccgcgtcataaattatcactcatttttttaggttattttacatttacttcattatttctacaccgattcacttcaaattgatactggacctctcttatgacaatacggtcaatctcaaccatgcatggccccattcccaaccctggggcgccccgcccacataggccacacccaccaaaaatttccatttactataattttttcatttctacacggattcacttcaaattgatactgaacttttgttatgacattagggtcaatctcaactatgcatggccccaatcccaaccctggggcgcccgcccacataggccacacccaccaaaaaattccatttactataattttttcatttctacacggattcacttcaaattgatactgaacttctcttatgacattagggtcaatctcaactatgcatggccccataaccaaccctggggccccgcccacatagaccacacccacccaaaattgtctttactataatttcttcatttctacaccgattcacttcaaattgatattgaacttctcttatgacaatacagtcaatctcaactatgcatggccccattaccaaccctggggcgccccgcccacatagaccacacccacccaaaattgccttttactataatttcttcatttctacaccgattcacttcaaattgatactgaacctctcttatgacaatacggtcaatctcaactatgcatggccccattaccaaccctggggccccgcccacatagaccacacccgcccaaaatggccttttactataatttcttcatttctacaccgattcacttcaaattgatactgaacttctcttatgaccatacggtcaatctcaactatgcatggcacaattaccaaccctggggcgccctgcccacatatgtcacacccacccaaaattgccttttactataacttcttcatttctacaccaattcacttctaattgatgatgaacttctcttatgacaatacggtcaatctcagctatgcatggccccattaccaaccctggggcacacctaggtcaaacattcggcgtggggatacacgtcggcctctgcagcgccatttctatTTAACTTTTGACTTTCAATGACAGCTTGAtattttatgcattatttacatgcCAACAACAAAACTGTTCTATAGGATATATACAAAGAATACtacaataacaagggctgtttgtaaaacatgcatgccccccatatgggctataagttgtagtagcagccattgtgtgaatacgatttttgtcactgtgaccttgacctttgacctagtgtcctgaaaatcaataggggacggAGACCACCAAGATCAACACCCGCCTCACCGATGAAGTTGATCTGGAGTTTGCTGCTGAGGTCATCTTGTGAGTACTGTATGGTGACTAGGGCGTCTTTCATGACATGGTTTCGTCTCACCTCCAGGAGCATAGGGTCTGTAATGGGACCGGTGATGCACGTACTGGCTAGTTGTTGGAGCAGCTCTCTGGCAGTATCTGTTACACGGCTGCAGAAACATGCTTTTTACTTAAATCATATTCAAAATATCAAATAACTTTACATTTTGATCAAAATAGCAATTTCTATTTTTACAAGGTCTGGTAAATTTCAAAATACAACAAATCAGATATTTAATCAATTGACCATTTATAAAACTACCCCCATCTGTTTATTAACGCTGCTATCAAATAATTGTTTCGCTATCGGCTATGATCGATACTGTAAATGGGCAAAAATAGAAGGATTAACAGTGACATGGTTCCACAGATGTGTTGTAGACAGGGGATATGTAAAACTACTTTACACACATAACAAGTAGCGGTCTTCTTATcaacagaccgtgtaaagtatttcCAAACTTCTGAACCGGCTGGTGGCATTTCAGACTTAAATTATAACCCTTATCACAAAATAATTGTTCTGAAGTTTTCTAACAAAAATTTATATCATTTGAGAAATTTGAGTAATTTACATATGTCTGTTATCATAGAGACTAAATTATTATTCCCTGGTCAATTGAAACCCTCACACATTTTAATTGCTGTTCATACTGTGATaacaaaaacttaattattattcacCAGTCAATTAaagccgttaattggcacccaattgacaaacaacagttcggggcctttcttagtgtgtgtatattgcattgtgcAATCAATGCTGATACGGGCtgtgttatcagtttgacacaaAGAACTTCACAGCAAACACGTTAATCCCAAATTTTTTAGGGTGCCAATTAGTAAGCAGCTCGCAGGTCATTACATATTAGGGCAATAACGTTTGACCTAATTGCGAATATGCTCATATCAATTCTGTTATTagaatactgaccattcaatcgaatatgaaataattttgccatccctagtttaaaTTCTGGCTTGGTCTGTCCATTTGCGTAGTAGCTCATACATGAATAAAATTAATCTGCTTTCTTTTGAAATAGTGTTTATTCTATAACAAGGATATGAAAAGAAAGCAGAAGAAGCCCCATAGAAAAATCatgaattttaaaacaatgtCTTTAATCAAAACACGTCATTTCAAACATAAAGATTATTTAAGATATAATGCATAATATATCATGCACATCAAAAATCATATGCTCTTACAGAATGGCTTGTGCTGTTTGAACAGCAGCGATGAACTCATTCAGAACGGCTGATGACTGGTTGGCTGTCAGGTCATCAGGCTGGTCCATGTCTCTGTGAGGGAAAGGTCAATTTTTTAATACTTAAAGTATTACATGAAAGCTTGTTTTCATAATTCTTGACATAAAATCAAAGAGTAAGATCACATGCCATCTGACCACTGTTGGTTATTAAACAATAACCTAATAACCAATGTGTAACTAACAGTAACTGTTAAGTGCACTGTCAGGAGGCTGGTAACTGCTCATCAagatattaattatttatgttacagTGTGGCAATACCACATGACTTTTGCTTCTTTCTTTGCTTcaagtcaaatataaaaaaaatattttactttttcataAACGTCTATAGAACATACATTCTTTAAGAGAAATTGTAGCTTAAGAAAAAAGGATCTTTATAAGCAAATGAGCCATTTTTCAAAACACTTTAGTACAGATCACTTACCTGGCTATGTCAAAGACAGTCTGTTGACGTCGAAAGAGAACCTTGGGTGTCCCAGCTGGTTCATATAGGGAATCACTCTGTGCATTCTGTAAAAGAAATATGTTTGTTAAGAAATAGTCTATACTTAGGGTGTTATGGCCTTATAGTGAGGACCAGTCTGCCCATACTTATAGGGGACCAATCCAAAACACTCAGGTCTGCTATATGTTTGTGGCTGACTGGGAGGTCACTTAAAGGCCATTAGGTCTGAAGTGGTGTATCCTATTTCTAATATTATACCCCATATTATTTTTGTGCAACTTATTTGTAAATTTACAGATTTTGTATGGAGATATCAATTTTTGTTAACACGTGCAGTGCCATCAACGATACGCTTTACTTAAACAGTGCTTGGTACTATGCTGATTTATGGCCCCCTGTTATTCATATGATTGTGCAAAGAAGGAACATATTGATGTTGTGTAAgccatattgttgttgttgttatacacAATCATGCCTATTTTACACTAAATGCAAGAGATTATCAAAGCAGCATTCACAGATAATGAAGGCATTGAATCGCTTATCTAAAACAACTATCCAACAGGATCAACGGAAGATATGAGCAAAATGCAAGCAGACTTTTATGATCTGACCTAGTGACTTATATGATTGGAACTAGTGacctaatttatttattttttaatcaaatatgacCCATTTACAAAATCAGCCTAGAATTCATTGATAAACgaccaattttcattaaaatcaggaagtaaatgtgacctcttgtgtaatattaattattattacgcCAGATTTTAGCTTGGCATACATTATATGGATCAGTTTGTACTTCAAACCAAACCAACCTGAATTTCTGGAACGTCAATCTGTAAATCATAGTCAATCTCAATAGCTGGTTTAGTAAGGATGGCTGGCGTTGACAGGATGGCTGGCGTTGACATGATGGCTGGCATTGACGGGATGGCTTGCAAAGTCGTGTCGGCTGGTGTTGACGGAATGTCTGGCATAGTCGTGACAGCTGGCATTGATGGGTTAGCGTAGTCATGATGGCTGGCGTTGATGGGATGGCTGGCGTATTCCTGACTGCTGGTGTTGACAGGATGGCTGGTGTAAGCGTGACGGTTGGCATTGAGGCGGATGATGTAGGAGCAGTTATCTGGGAACCAATATGGTAGTCTGGTAGGACCCAGAGTCTTACAAAGCCACACAATTTGGTATCTGCTTTCAGCTCTTGAAGAGACTTTTCCCTTGGAATCAACTCCAACTTGCATCGTGCCTGACCCACCATCAACTCAAAAGGTATAGTGTGGAGAATAGGATACAACTCAATGATCTTGTTTCTCAGGTCAGACTGTGTCCCAGTAGACCGAAGGGAGAAGGTGGTGTCTGGTTGCCTACCCAGACCTTTGGTTAACAACTCTGTGTGATTCACTGTTGCTGTTGATGTGTAGAGCGGGTGGTCGAGCGCACAGGCCTTGAACCTTACAATGGTGGATCTTCGTCTGTCACCTGTGGGTTGTCGGAGGATCGGGGCTCTCCTTGGTCGCGCGGGTGTCACAGATCTTTGAGGTCTCGCTAGGGTAGGAAGCACAGATATCAGCTCTTGTCCATGCTGAACCAAGGTCTGACGGCTGAAGTCAGACACCTGACTCATGGCGCTACTCAGGTGTCTTCTGAACAGATCGGCTGAAATATAAATTACAAGAAATTATAGGGGGTTATGAAGGgaatataatgtggggtgtggttatttattagacgatcattcaaaaataaaaaaaggataaatttattttttggggggtaggggggggggttgaaacgggggtataatgtgggggtgtggtcatttaatagatgatctatcaaaaataaaagaaaaacaagagcaccgccttgcgggtgcagaccgctcatctatttctttttaaaggtgaagggactctcattttcaatcacaatggagggaggagtggagtgaagaggggtgtatagtgtggggttgtggacatttattacattatcttccaaaaaagcgaaaaaaaaaaaaaaaaaatcgcgggggggggggggggggcgatggggggggggggggggtttgcgatagttggacggtatttcaaacataaccgtttaaaaaaaaaaatgggggggggggggatagtgtgagggtgtggtggtaatttgtgagatgatcttaaaaaaaaaaaaaaaaaaaaaatcaaaaaaaaaattgggggggggggtgggggggtggggggggggggtatagtgtgagggtgtggtggtcatttgtgagatgatcttaaaaaaaaaaaaaaaaaaaaaaaaaataggggggggggagggaggagGGGGGGgaggagggagggggggggggagggcaagggggatggtttgggtggagtctattgtggtatgtcaggtaagagaagtttcatcaaagtatcaatcaaatctaatcataaataaagaagttatggcaattttagcaaaatttaataatttgaccttgagagtcaaggtcattcaaaggtcaaagtaaaattcaagttgccaggtacagtaacctcatgatagcatgtaagtatttgaagtttgaaagcaatagccttgatacttaagaagtaaagtggatcgaaacacaaaatttaaccatatattaaaagttactaagtcaaaaaagggccataattccgtaacaatgacaaccagagttatgcaacttgtccttttactgtacccttatgatagtttgtgagtgttccaagtatgaaagcaatatctatgattctttaggggtaaagtggaccaaaacataaatcttaaccaaattttcaattttctaagtataaagggcccataattccgtccaaatgccagtcagagttacataactttgcctgcacggtccccttatgatagttcataaatcttgcaattataaaagcaatagctttgatactgtaggaataaagtggacctaaacacaaaacttaatcaaattttcaattttctaagtataaaaagggcacataattctgtcaaaatgccagtcagagttacattactttgcctgcacagtccccttatgatagttagtaagtgctgcaagtatgaaagcaatagctttgatgcttaaggaataaaatggacctaaacacaaaacttaaccaaaattgtcaattttctaagtataaaaagggcacataattctgtcaaaatgcatgccagagttatctaactttgcctgcccagtcccctcatgatagtaagtaagtgtaccaagtttgaatgcaatagcattgatacttactgagaaaagtggaactaaacgcaaaacttaaccaaaattttcaattttttaagtataaaaagggcacataattctgtcaaaatgcacgccagagttatctaactttgcctgcccagtcccctcatgatagtaagtaagtgtaccaagtttgaatgcaatagcattgatactttctgagaaaagtggacctaaacgcaaaacttaactggacgccgacgccaacgccaacgccgacgccgacgccgacgccaaggtgatgacaatagctcataattttttttcaaaaaatagatgagctaaaaaaattgggaggggggaggtgggaggaggggggggggggggggggggcagggactCTGGGTTGGGGCTTGGGGTATTGTTTGAGTGGGAtcaattgtggtattcaggtaagtgtggtaaacaagtatgcaaaatataaaagcaatatgtcaaaagacATAGGTAATATTTGGgtaagtacgcaaactttaacatagatttatcaataatatgcatattctaagtaaaaaggggca
Encoded proteins:
- the LOC127872484 gene encoding uncharacterized protein LOC127872484, producing MQVGVDSKGKVSSRAESRYQIVWLCKTLGPTRLPYWFPDNCSYIIRLNANRHAYTSHPVNTSSQEYASHPINASHHDYANPSMPAVTTMPDIPSTPADTTLQAIPSMPAIMSTPAILSTPAILTKPAIEIDYDLQIDVPEIQNAQSDSLYEPAGTPKVLFRRQQTVFDIARDMDQPDDLTANQSSAVLNEFIAAVQTAQAILRVTDTARELLQQLASTCITGPITDPMLLEVRRNHVMKDALVTIQYSQDDLSSKLQINFIGSPGRLTFRKNYVELEKNTFFYLGQLVTL
- the LOC127870976 gene encoding uncharacterized protein LOC127870976 isoform X3 → MMTHASSDRELQELYFSIYDQREAAGFMLLCNSFKKDHIPLLQSALVSNMVLDCRDELDQFIEGLRTHNVLTLVREEKLCCLLAVGSLQSPLLMKEVCLTSSTVRISTGRLTRKLASCL
- the LOC127870976 gene encoding uncharacterized protein LOC127870976 isoform X1 — protein: MVQVCLCLLTVWSRRSSTSEPMMTHASSDRELQELYFSIYDQREAAGFMLLCNSFKKDHIPLLQSALVSNMVLDCRDELDQFIEGLRTHNVLTLVREEKLCCLLAVGSLQSPLLMKEVCLTSSTVRISTGRLTRKLASCL
- the LOC127870976 gene encoding uncharacterized protein LOC127870976 isoform X2 — encoded protein: MVATLVKMTHASSDRELQELYFSIYDQREAAGFMLLCNSFKKDHIPLLQSALVSNMVLDCRDELDQFIEGLRTHNVLTLVREEKLCCLLAVGSLQSPLLMKEVCLTSSTVRISTGRLTRKLASCL